One genomic segment of Thermovirga sp. includes these proteins:
- a CDS encoding segregation/condensation protein A translates to MELDVELEGFSGPLDVLCHLVESGGISAAGISVSELIRVYSDFLIKNERATINEMAAFFSLTARLLLGKLKALLPSLPGAEQNEA, encoded by the coding sequence ATGGAACTCGATGTAGAACTTGAGGGTTTTTCGGGACCGCTCGATGTCCTCTGTCACCTCGTGGAATCGGGTGGCATAAGCGCCGCCGGGATAAGCGTCAGCGAATTGATCAGAGTATACTCCGATTTTCTGATTAAGAACGAAAGGGCGACTATCAACGAGATGGCCGCCTTTTTCTCCCTTACAGCCCGGCTTTTGCTAGGAAAACTAAAAGCCCTTCTTCCCTCCCTGCCCGGAGCCGAGCAGAACGAAGCCG